A single window of Bombyx mori chromosome 9, ASM3026992v2 DNA harbors:
- the LOC101741286 gene encoding uncharacterized protein LOC101741286, which translates to MFMNLKDDKKLMKKFVKLVEKYPDIYDRSKDGYRTHSVEKSWQEIREHVRTELNEECTVEELKLKWKGIRSSYNRYKNKIQTSDTCKKYYLSAYLQFLDPFIRRRGSQLDKSETDCSYFIDVHDNDTSNDSNIEAEEIDIKSEVIEDSQIGEKTQHYVPIGIINSTEEVKQEKEERPTDEESEDLQFFKSILSDIKDFTSKEKRKFKMGILQLIDDIENERKDNY; encoded by the exons ATGTTTATGAACCTGAAGGACGATAAAAAACTAATGAAGAAGTTTGTAAAACTGGTTGAAAAGTATCCAGATATATACGACCGCTCTAAGGACGGATACAGAACTCACAGTGTTGAAAAATCATGGCAAGAAATTCGTGAACACGTGAGAACAGAACTGAATGAGGAATGTACTG TTGAGGAGCTAAAATTGAAATGGAAAGGAATCCGGTCTTCTTACAAtcgatacaaaaataaaattcaaacaagcGACAcatgcaaaaaatattatttaagtgcCTACCTACAATTCTTGGATCCGTTTATAAGAAGAAgagg ATCGCAGTTAGATAAATCAGAAACGGACTGTTCGTATTTCATTGACGTTCACGATAATGATACGTCGAATGATTCAAACATAGAAGCCGAAGAGATAGATATAAAATCTGAAGTAATAGAAGATTCACAAATAGGCGAAAAAACACAACACTACGTGCCAATTGGAATAATTAATAGTACTGAGGAAGTTaagcaagaaaaagaagaaaggcCTACTGACGAGGAGAGCGAGGATTTACAATTCTTCAAAAGTATTCTTTCCGATATCAAAGATTTTACAtcgaaagaaaaaagaaaatttaaaatgggCATTTTACAATTGATTGATGATATTGAAAACGAACGTAAAGACAATTactga